A portion of the Mustela erminea isolate mMusErm1 chromosome 19, mMusErm1.Pri, whole genome shotgun sequence genome contains these proteins:
- the PLEKHG4 gene encoding puratrophin-1 isoform X3 yields the protein MEGLPEIGDESSDSQGHATDWRFAVCSFRDAWDEGEPVPPMQVKDPNPLRPTAGTAEGEGLQGSPLPGKPQSPPGQMAVDGSGDGQGSTLGGSSLQLEGPKPSGVESLLCPMSSHLSLAQGESDSQGGSLARDQAPSRLMPACLGTEGLDSDPVDPGGPLSQMSSELLEADLSGSSLPKPADYLLAQDLAWELLASGMATLPGTRDVEGRAVLLLCAHSPAWLHPKCSNHELLRLLLYLRSIPRTEVQAMGLTVLVDAQVCSPSSSLFWGLSQLQEVAPGSVYQVLLLGKMPEDVPSRLQLQQLPSHQSLLNHVSTSGLPVSMGGGLPYCHQAWLDFRMRLEALLQSCQVVCALLQGAIESMKAVPRPMEPGEVGRLLRQARVLMQHVLDSPRLAWLQGQGSLELAWLKQEVPEVTLSPDYRPAVDEVDELYGRVDGLLHQLTLQSNRRVQALELVQTLEAQQGGLHQIEVWLQQVGWPALEELREPSLDMLLQAQGPFQDLDQVAQEQVRRGEKFLQPLAGWEAAELGPVGARFLALQAQLTDFSRALARQRQQLADAEKLSHFFKQASTWAEAGQQVLAELEQEHPGVVLQRLQLHWTKHPDLPPAHFRKMWALATGLGSESIRQECRWAWARCQDTWLALDQKLEAALKPPLTTTMTMTGSTASLCVRRIPPASATPPLRKAHSLDQNLGQSLREPAHHCHHVATAATCHRPEAGGGARPGSSPPMPLPSSSDPRSPSRLQLVLAEMVSTEREYVRALDYTMENYFPELERPDVPQGLRGQRAHLFGNLEKLRDFHFHFFLRELEACTQHPSRVAYAFLRHRVQFGMYALYSKNKPRSDALMTSFGHTFFKDKQQMLGDHLDLASYLLKPIQRMSKYALLLQELARACGGAVQELSALQAAQSLVRFQLRHGNDLLAMDAIQGCDVNLKEQGQLVRQDEFLVRTGRRKSLRRVFLFEELLLFSKPRRGPTGTDTFAYKRSFKMADLGLTECCGESNLRFEIWFRRRKARDTFVLQAASLATKQAWTADISRLLWRQAIHNKEVRMAEMVSMGVGSKAFRDIAPSKEAISDRTVNYVLKCRETRLFWDSGGPCILPASQRKQHWRPKWSWAVSCL from the exons ATGGAAGGGCTGCCGGAGATTGGGGATGAGTCCTCGGACTCCCAGGGTCACGCCACTGACTGGAGGTTTGCAGTGTGCAGCTTCCGGGATGCCTGGGATGAAGGGGAACCTGTTCCCCCCATGCAGGTTAAGGACCCCAATCCTCTGAGACCAACAGCAGGGACAGCTGAGGGAGAAGGGCTACAGGGCAGCCCCCTGCCTGGGAAGCCTCAGTCACCCCCAGGACAGATGGCTGTAGATGGGTCAGGGGATGGCCAGGGTTCCACATTAGGGGGTTCCTCACTCCAGTTAGAGGGACCAAAGCCCTCTGGAGTGGAGAGCCTCCTGTGCCCAATGTCCTCCCACCTCAGCCTCGCACAGGGTGAGAGTGATAGCCAAGGGGGAAGCTTGGCAAGGGACCAAGCTCCAAGCAGATTAATGCCAGCCTGCCTGGGTACTGAGGGCTTAGACAGTGATCCTGTGGACCCTGGAGGCCCATTATCTCAGATGTCATCAGAGCTACTGGAGGCAG ACCTCAGTGGATCTAGCCTCCCTAAGCCTGCTGATTATCTCCTGGCTCAAGACCTGGCCTGGGAGCTGTTGGCCAGTGGCATGGCTACTCTGCCAG GGACTCGGGATGTAGAAGGCCGGGCAGTGCTGCTTCTCTGTGCCCATAGCCCTGCCTGGCTTCACCCCAAGTGCAGTAACCATGAACTCCTCCGTCTCCTGCTCTACCTGCGCAGCATCCCCAG GACCGAAGTACAGGCCATGGGTCTCACCGTGCTGGTGGACGCCCAAGTTTGTTCCCCaagctcttctctcttctggggGCTCAGCCAACTGCAG GAGGTAGCCCCAGGGTCAGTGTACCAGGTGCTGCTACTGGGAAAGATGCCAGAGGATGTGCCTTCCAGGCTGCAG CTGCAGCAGCTGCCTTCTCATCAGAGCCTCCTGAACCATGTCTCCACCTCCGGGTTGCCAGTGTCAATGGGAGGAGGCCTGCCTTACTGCCACCAGGCCTGGCTGGACTTCCGGATG CGTCTGGAAGCCCTACTGCAGAGCTGCCAGGTGGTTTGTGCCCTGCTCCAGGGGGCCATCGAGAGCATGAAGGCTGTACCCCGGCCCATGGAGCCTGGG GAAGTTGGTCGGCTGTTACGGCAGGCACGGGTCCTGATGCAGCACGTGCTAGACTCACCACGGCTAGCGTGGCTACAAGGCCAGGGGAGTTTGGAGCTGGCATGGCTGAAACAAGAAGTCCCAGAGGTGACCCTGAGCCCAGACTACAG ACCAGCAGTGGATGAGGTTGATGAACTCTATGGCCGTGTAGATGGACTGCTGCACCAACTGACCCTCCAGAGTAACCGGCGCGTACAGGCACTAGAGTTGGTCCAGACTCTGGAGGCCCAACAGGGTGGACTGCACCAG ATTGAAGTGTGGCTGCAGCAGGTGGGCTGGCCAGCACTTGAGGAGCTAAGGGAGCCCTCCCTGGACATGCTGCTCCAGGCCCAAGGTCCTTTTCAGGACTTGGACCAGGTTGCCCAG GAGCAGGTCAGGCGAGGGGAGAAGTTTCTACAGCCACTGGCTGGCTGGGAGGCTGCTGAGCTGGGCCCCGTTGGGGCCCGCTTTCTGGCCCTGCAAGCCCAGCTGACTGACTTCTCCAGGGCTTTGGCCCGGCAGCGGCAGCAGCTGGCAGATGCTGAGAAGCTCTCCCATTTTTTCAAGCAG GCCTCGACCTGGGCTGAGGCAGGGCAGCAGGTGTTGGCAGAGCTGGAGCAGGAGCATCCTGGGGTCGTGCTGCAACGGCTGCAGTTGCATTGGACCAAGCACCCTGACTTGCCTCCTGCCCACTTCCGAAAAATGTGGGCTCTGGCCACAGGGTTGGGCTCTGAGAGCATCCGCCAGGAGTGCCGCTGGGCCTGGGCACGATgccaggacacctggctggccctGGACCAGAAGCTAGAGGCTGCACTGAAGCCACCACTGACCACGACCATGACCATGACGGGTAGCACAGCCAGCCTGTGTGTCAGACGCATCCCACCTGCATCTGCTACCCCTCCCTTGAGGAAGGCACATAGCCTTGATCAGAATTTGGGGCAGAGTCTCAGAGAGCCTGCCCACCACTGCCACCATGTGGCCACTGCGGCTACCTGCCACAGACCGGAGGCTGGAGGGGGTGCCCGGCCAGGGTCATCCCCTCCCATGCCTCTACCAAGCAGCTCtgaccccaggagccccagcag GCTCCAGCTGGTGCTGGCGGAGATGGTGTCTACAGAGCGGGAATATGTCCGTGCTCTTGACTACACCATGGAGAACTACTTCCCAGAGCTGGAGCGCCCCGATGTGCCCCAGGGCCTCCGTGGCCAGCGCGCCCACCTCTTTGGCAACCTGGAGAAGCTGCGGGACTtccactttcatttcttcctacGTGAGCTGGAGGCCTGTACCCAGCACCCATCCCGAGTAGCCTATGCCTTCCTGCGCCAC AGGGTGCAGTTTGGGATGTACGCGCTCTACAGCAAGAATAAACCTCGCTCCGATGCCCTGATGACCAGCTTTGGTCATACCTTCTTCAAG GACAAGCAGCAAATGCTGGGGGACCACCTGGACCTGGCCTCCTACCTGCTGAAGCCCATTCAGCGCATGAGCAAGTATGCGCTGCTGCTACAGGAGCTGGCACGGGCCTGCGGGGGTGCCGTGCAGGAGCTGAGTGCCCTACAGGCCGCCCAGAGCCTCGTGCGCTTCCAGCTGCGACACGGCAATGACCTGCTGGCCATGGATGCCATTCAGGGCTGTGAT GTTAACCTCAAGGAACAGGGGCAGCTGGTGCGGCAGGATGAGTTCCTGGTGCGCACTGGGCGCCGTAAGTCCTTGCGCCGCGTTTTTCTCTTTGAGGAGCTGCTGCTCTTCAGCAAGCCTCGCCGAGGACCCACAGGCACAGACACATTTGCCTATAAGCGTTCCTTCAAG ATGGCAGACCTGGGCCTCACGGAGTGCTGTGGGGAGAGCAATCTACGGTTTGAGATCTGGTTCCGCCGTCGCAAGGCCAGGGACACCTTTGTGCTGCAGGCTGCCAGCTTGGCCACCAAGCAGGCTTGGACGGCTGACATTTCTCGTCTGCTCTGGAGGCAGGCCATCCACAACAAGG AAGTACGCATGGCTGAGATGGTGTCCATGGGTGTGGGGAGCAAGGCCTTCCGGGACATCGCCCCCAGCAAGGAAGCTATCAGTGACCGCACCGTCAACTACGTCCTGAAGTGCCGAG AGACCCGGCTCTTCTGGGACTCCGGTGGCCCCTGTATTCTGccagcttcccagaggaagcagCACTGGAGGCCGAAGTGGAGCTGGGCAGTCAGCTGTCTTTGA
- the PLEKHG4 gene encoding puratrophin-1 isoform X2 produces MEGLPEIGDESSDSQGHATDWRFAVCSFRDAWDEGEPVPPMQVKDPNPLRPTAGTAEGEGLQGSPLPGKPQSPPGQMAVDGSGDGQGSTLGGSSLQLEGPKPSGVESLLCPMSSHLSLAQGESDSQGGSLARDQAPSRLMPACLGTEGLDSDPVDPGGPLSQMSSELLEADLSGSSLPKPADYLLAQDLAWELLASGMATLPGTRDVEGRAVLLLCAHSPAWLHPKCSNHELLRLLLYLRSIPRTEVQAMGLTVLVDAQVCSPSSSLFWGLSQLQEVAPGSVYQVLLLGKMPEDVPSRLQLQQLPSHQSLLNHVSTSGLPVSMGGGLPYCHQAWLDFRMRLEALLQSCQVVCALLQGAIESMKAVPRPMEPGEVGRLLRQARVLMQHVLDSPRLAWLQGQGSLELAWLKQEVPEVTLSPDYRPAVDEVDELYGRVDGLLHQLTLQSNRRVQALELVQTLEAQQGGLHQIEVWLQQVGWPALEELREPSLDMLLQAQGPFQDLDQVAQEQVRRGEKFLQPLAGWEAAELGPVGARFLALQAQLTDFSRALARQRQQLADAEKLSHFFKQASTWAEAGQQVLAELEQEHPGVVLQRLQLHWTKHPDLPPAHFRKMWALATGLGSESIRQECRWAWARCQDTWLALDQKLEAALKPPLTTTMTMTGSTASLCVRRIPPASATPPLRKAHSLDQNLGQSLREPAHHCHHVATAATCHRPEAGGGARPGSSPPMPLPSSSDPRSPSRLQLVLAEMVSTEREYVRALDYTMENYFPELERPDVPQGLRGQRAHLFGNLEKLRDFHFHFFLRELEACTQHPSRVAYAFLRHRVQFGMYALYSKNKPRSDALMTSFGHTFFKDKQQMLGDHLDLASYLLKPIQRMSKYALLLQELARACGGAVQELSALQAAQSLVRFQLRHGNDLLAMDAIQGCDVNLKEQGQLVRQDEFLVRTGRRKSLRRVFLFEELLLFSKPRRGPTGTDTFAYKRSFKMADLGLTECCGESNLRFEIWFRRRKARDTFVLQAASLATKQAWTADISRLLWRQAIHNKEVRMAEMVSMGVGSKAFRDIAPSKEAISDRTVNYVLKCRAPEDSEVSSQCPSASGSSGSDSSCVSGQALGRGLEDLSCV; encoded by the exons ATGGAAGGGCTGCCGGAGATTGGGGATGAGTCCTCGGACTCCCAGGGTCACGCCACTGACTGGAGGTTTGCAGTGTGCAGCTTCCGGGATGCCTGGGATGAAGGGGAACCTGTTCCCCCCATGCAGGTTAAGGACCCCAATCCTCTGAGACCAACAGCAGGGACAGCTGAGGGAGAAGGGCTACAGGGCAGCCCCCTGCCTGGGAAGCCTCAGTCACCCCCAGGACAGATGGCTGTAGATGGGTCAGGGGATGGCCAGGGTTCCACATTAGGGGGTTCCTCACTCCAGTTAGAGGGACCAAAGCCCTCTGGAGTGGAGAGCCTCCTGTGCCCAATGTCCTCCCACCTCAGCCTCGCACAGGGTGAGAGTGATAGCCAAGGGGGAAGCTTGGCAAGGGACCAAGCTCCAAGCAGATTAATGCCAGCCTGCCTGGGTACTGAGGGCTTAGACAGTGATCCTGTGGACCCTGGAGGCCCATTATCTCAGATGTCATCAGAGCTACTGGAGGCAG ACCTCAGTGGATCTAGCCTCCCTAAGCCTGCTGATTATCTCCTGGCTCAAGACCTGGCCTGGGAGCTGTTGGCCAGTGGCATGGCTACTCTGCCAG GGACTCGGGATGTAGAAGGCCGGGCAGTGCTGCTTCTCTGTGCCCATAGCCCTGCCTGGCTTCACCCCAAGTGCAGTAACCATGAACTCCTCCGTCTCCTGCTCTACCTGCGCAGCATCCCCAG GACCGAAGTACAGGCCATGGGTCTCACCGTGCTGGTGGACGCCCAAGTTTGTTCCCCaagctcttctctcttctggggGCTCAGCCAACTGCAG GAGGTAGCCCCAGGGTCAGTGTACCAGGTGCTGCTACTGGGAAAGATGCCAGAGGATGTGCCTTCCAGGCTGCAG CTGCAGCAGCTGCCTTCTCATCAGAGCCTCCTGAACCATGTCTCCACCTCCGGGTTGCCAGTGTCAATGGGAGGAGGCCTGCCTTACTGCCACCAGGCCTGGCTGGACTTCCGGATG CGTCTGGAAGCCCTACTGCAGAGCTGCCAGGTGGTTTGTGCCCTGCTCCAGGGGGCCATCGAGAGCATGAAGGCTGTACCCCGGCCCATGGAGCCTGGG GAAGTTGGTCGGCTGTTACGGCAGGCACGGGTCCTGATGCAGCACGTGCTAGACTCACCACGGCTAGCGTGGCTACAAGGCCAGGGGAGTTTGGAGCTGGCATGGCTGAAACAAGAAGTCCCAGAGGTGACCCTGAGCCCAGACTACAG ACCAGCAGTGGATGAGGTTGATGAACTCTATGGCCGTGTAGATGGACTGCTGCACCAACTGACCCTCCAGAGTAACCGGCGCGTACAGGCACTAGAGTTGGTCCAGACTCTGGAGGCCCAACAGGGTGGACTGCACCAG ATTGAAGTGTGGCTGCAGCAGGTGGGCTGGCCAGCACTTGAGGAGCTAAGGGAGCCCTCCCTGGACATGCTGCTCCAGGCCCAAGGTCCTTTTCAGGACTTGGACCAGGTTGCCCAG GAGCAGGTCAGGCGAGGGGAGAAGTTTCTACAGCCACTGGCTGGCTGGGAGGCTGCTGAGCTGGGCCCCGTTGGGGCCCGCTTTCTGGCCCTGCAAGCCCAGCTGACTGACTTCTCCAGGGCTTTGGCCCGGCAGCGGCAGCAGCTGGCAGATGCTGAGAAGCTCTCCCATTTTTTCAAGCAG GCCTCGACCTGGGCTGAGGCAGGGCAGCAGGTGTTGGCAGAGCTGGAGCAGGAGCATCCTGGGGTCGTGCTGCAACGGCTGCAGTTGCATTGGACCAAGCACCCTGACTTGCCTCCTGCCCACTTCCGAAAAATGTGGGCTCTGGCCACAGGGTTGGGCTCTGAGAGCATCCGCCAGGAGTGCCGCTGGGCCTGGGCACGATgccaggacacctggctggccctGGACCAGAAGCTAGAGGCTGCACTGAAGCCACCACTGACCACGACCATGACCATGACGGGTAGCACAGCCAGCCTGTGTGTCAGACGCATCCCACCTGCATCTGCTACCCCTCCCTTGAGGAAGGCACATAGCCTTGATCAGAATTTGGGGCAGAGTCTCAGAGAGCCTGCCCACCACTGCCACCATGTGGCCACTGCGGCTACCTGCCACAGACCGGAGGCTGGAGGGGGTGCCCGGCCAGGGTCATCCCCTCCCATGCCTCTACCAAGCAGCTCtgaccccaggagccccagcag GCTCCAGCTGGTGCTGGCGGAGATGGTGTCTACAGAGCGGGAATATGTCCGTGCTCTTGACTACACCATGGAGAACTACTTCCCAGAGCTGGAGCGCCCCGATGTGCCCCAGGGCCTCCGTGGCCAGCGCGCCCACCTCTTTGGCAACCTGGAGAAGCTGCGGGACTtccactttcatttcttcctacGTGAGCTGGAGGCCTGTACCCAGCACCCATCCCGAGTAGCCTATGCCTTCCTGCGCCAC AGGGTGCAGTTTGGGATGTACGCGCTCTACAGCAAGAATAAACCTCGCTCCGATGCCCTGATGACCAGCTTTGGTCATACCTTCTTCAAG GACAAGCAGCAAATGCTGGGGGACCACCTGGACCTGGCCTCCTACCTGCTGAAGCCCATTCAGCGCATGAGCAAGTATGCGCTGCTGCTACAGGAGCTGGCACGGGCCTGCGGGGGTGCCGTGCAGGAGCTGAGTGCCCTACAGGCCGCCCAGAGCCTCGTGCGCTTCCAGCTGCGACACGGCAATGACCTGCTGGCCATGGATGCCATTCAGGGCTGTGAT GTTAACCTCAAGGAACAGGGGCAGCTGGTGCGGCAGGATGAGTTCCTGGTGCGCACTGGGCGCCGTAAGTCCTTGCGCCGCGTTTTTCTCTTTGAGGAGCTGCTGCTCTTCAGCAAGCCTCGCCGAGGACCCACAGGCACAGACACATTTGCCTATAAGCGTTCCTTCAAG ATGGCAGACCTGGGCCTCACGGAGTGCTGTGGGGAGAGCAATCTACGGTTTGAGATCTGGTTCCGCCGTCGCAAGGCCAGGGACACCTTTGTGCTGCAGGCTGCCAGCTTGGCCACCAAGCAGGCTTGGACGGCTGACATTTCTCGTCTGCTCTGGAGGCAGGCCATCCACAACAAGG AAGTACGCATGGCTGAGATGGTGTCCATGGGTGTGGGGAGCAAGGCCTTCCGGGACATCGCCCCCAGCAAGGAAGCTATCAGTGACCGCACCGTCAACTACGTCCTGAAGTGCCGAG CTCCTGAAGACTCAGAGGTCTCATCCCAGTGCCCATCAGCCAGTGGATCCAGTGGGTCTGATAGCAGCTGTGTGTCAGGGCAGGCCCTGGGCAGGGGTCTTGAGGACTTGTCCTGT GTCTGA
- the PLEKHG4 gene encoding puratrophin-1 isoform X1, producing MEGLPEIGDESSDSQGHATDWRFAVCSFRDAWDEGEPVPPMQVKDPNPLRPTAGTAEGEGLQGSPLPGKPQSPPGQMAVDGSGDGQGSTLGGSSLQLEGPKPSGVESLLCPMSSHLSLAQGESDSQGGSLARDQAPSRLMPACLGTEGLDSDPVDPGGPLSQMSSELLEADLSGSSLPKPADYLLAQDLAWELLASGMATLPGTRDVEGRAVLLLCAHSPAWLHPKCSNHELLRLLLYLRSIPRTEVQAMGLTVLVDAQVCSPSSSLFWGLSQLQEVAPGSVYQVLLLGKMPEDVPSRLQLQQLPSHQSLLNHVSTSGLPVSMGGGLPYCHQAWLDFRMRLEALLQSCQVVCALLQGAIESMKAVPRPMEPGEVGRLLRQARVLMQHVLDSPRLAWLQGQGSLELAWLKQEVPEVTLSPDYRPAVDEVDELYGRVDGLLHQLTLQSNRRVQALELVQTLEAQQGGLHQIEVWLQQVGWPALEELREPSLDMLLQAQGPFQDLDQVAQEQVRRGEKFLQPLAGWEAAELGPVGARFLALQAQLTDFSRALARQRQQLADAEKLSHFFKQASTWAEAGQQVLAELEQEHPGVVLQRLQLHWTKHPDLPPAHFRKMWALATGLGSESIRQECRWAWARCQDTWLALDQKLEAALKPPLTTTMTMTGSTASLCVRRIPPASATPPLRKAHSLDQNLGQSLREPAHHCHHVATAATCHRPEAGGGARPGSSPPMPLPSSSDPRSPSRLQLVLAEMVSTEREYVRALDYTMENYFPELERPDVPQGLRGQRAHLFGNLEKLRDFHFHFFLRELEACTQHPSRVAYAFLRHRVQFGMYALYSKNKPRSDALMTSFGHTFFKDKQQMLGDHLDLASYLLKPIQRMSKYALLLQELARACGGAVQELSALQAAQSLVRFQLRHGNDLLAMDAIQGCDVNLKEQGQLVRQDEFLVRTGRRKSLRRVFLFEELLLFSKPRRGPTGTDTFAYKRSFKMADLGLTECCGESNLRFEIWFRRRKARDTFVLQAASLATKQAWTADISRLLWRQAIHNKEVRMAEMVSMGVGSKAFRDIAPSKEAISDRTVNYVLKCREVRSRASIAVAPFDCDSPYLGALSSLPGDPASCSVLGSLNLHLYRDPALLGLRWPLYSASFPEEAALEAEVELGSQLSLTPEDSEVSSQCPSASGSSGSDSSCVSGQALGRGLEDLSCV from the exons ATGGAAGGGCTGCCGGAGATTGGGGATGAGTCCTCGGACTCCCAGGGTCACGCCACTGACTGGAGGTTTGCAGTGTGCAGCTTCCGGGATGCCTGGGATGAAGGGGAACCTGTTCCCCCCATGCAGGTTAAGGACCCCAATCCTCTGAGACCAACAGCAGGGACAGCTGAGGGAGAAGGGCTACAGGGCAGCCCCCTGCCTGGGAAGCCTCAGTCACCCCCAGGACAGATGGCTGTAGATGGGTCAGGGGATGGCCAGGGTTCCACATTAGGGGGTTCCTCACTCCAGTTAGAGGGACCAAAGCCCTCTGGAGTGGAGAGCCTCCTGTGCCCAATGTCCTCCCACCTCAGCCTCGCACAGGGTGAGAGTGATAGCCAAGGGGGAAGCTTGGCAAGGGACCAAGCTCCAAGCAGATTAATGCCAGCCTGCCTGGGTACTGAGGGCTTAGACAGTGATCCTGTGGACCCTGGAGGCCCATTATCTCAGATGTCATCAGAGCTACTGGAGGCAG ACCTCAGTGGATCTAGCCTCCCTAAGCCTGCTGATTATCTCCTGGCTCAAGACCTGGCCTGGGAGCTGTTGGCCAGTGGCATGGCTACTCTGCCAG GGACTCGGGATGTAGAAGGCCGGGCAGTGCTGCTTCTCTGTGCCCATAGCCCTGCCTGGCTTCACCCCAAGTGCAGTAACCATGAACTCCTCCGTCTCCTGCTCTACCTGCGCAGCATCCCCAG GACCGAAGTACAGGCCATGGGTCTCACCGTGCTGGTGGACGCCCAAGTTTGTTCCCCaagctcttctctcttctggggGCTCAGCCAACTGCAG GAGGTAGCCCCAGGGTCAGTGTACCAGGTGCTGCTACTGGGAAAGATGCCAGAGGATGTGCCTTCCAGGCTGCAG CTGCAGCAGCTGCCTTCTCATCAGAGCCTCCTGAACCATGTCTCCACCTCCGGGTTGCCAGTGTCAATGGGAGGAGGCCTGCCTTACTGCCACCAGGCCTGGCTGGACTTCCGGATG CGTCTGGAAGCCCTACTGCAGAGCTGCCAGGTGGTTTGTGCCCTGCTCCAGGGGGCCATCGAGAGCATGAAGGCTGTACCCCGGCCCATGGAGCCTGGG GAAGTTGGTCGGCTGTTACGGCAGGCACGGGTCCTGATGCAGCACGTGCTAGACTCACCACGGCTAGCGTGGCTACAAGGCCAGGGGAGTTTGGAGCTGGCATGGCTGAAACAAGAAGTCCCAGAGGTGACCCTGAGCCCAGACTACAG ACCAGCAGTGGATGAGGTTGATGAACTCTATGGCCGTGTAGATGGACTGCTGCACCAACTGACCCTCCAGAGTAACCGGCGCGTACAGGCACTAGAGTTGGTCCAGACTCTGGAGGCCCAACAGGGTGGACTGCACCAG ATTGAAGTGTGGCTGCAGCAGGTGGGCTGGCCAGCACTTGAGGAGCTAAGGGAGCCCTCCCTGGACATGCTGCTCCAGGCCCAAGGTCCTTTTCAGGACTTGGACCAGGTTGCCCAG GAGCAGGTCAGGCGAGGGGAGAAGTTTCTACAGCCACTGGCTGGCTGGGAGGCTGCTGAGCTGGGCCCCGTTGGGGCCCGCTTTCTGGCCCTGCAAGCCCAGCTGACTGACTTCTCCAGGGCTTTGGCCCGGCAGCGGCAGCAGCTGGCAGATGCTGAGAAGCTCTCCCATTTTTTCAAGCAG GCCTCGACCTGGGCTGAGGCAGGGCAGCAGGTGTTGGCAGAGCTGGAGCAGGAGCATCCTGGGGTCGTGCTGCAACGGCTGCAGTTGCATTGGACCAAGCACCCTGACTTGCCTCCTGCCCACTTCCGAAAAATGTGGGCTCTGGCCACAGGGTTGGGCTCTGAGAGCATCCGCCAGGAGTGCCGCTGGGCCTGGGCACGATgccaggacacctggctggccctGGACCAGAAGCTAGAGGCTGCACTGAAGCCACCACTGACCACGACCATGACCATGACGGGTAGCACAGCCAGCCTGTGTGTCAGACGCATCCCACCTGCATCTGCTACCCCTCCCTTGAGGAAGGCACATAGCCTTGATCAGAATTTGGGGCAGAGTCTCAGAGAGCCTGCCCACCACTGCCACCATGTGGCCACTGCGGCTACCTGCCACAGACCGGAGGCTGGAGGGGGTGCCCGGCCAGGGTCATCCCCTCCCATGCCTCTACCAAGCAGCTCtgaccccaggagccccagcag GCTCCAGCTGGTGCTGGCGGAGATGGTGTCTACAGAGCGGGAATATGTCCGTGCTCTTGACTACACCATGGAGAACTACTTCCCAGAGCTGGAGCGCCCCGATGTGCCCCAGGGCCTCCGTGGCCAGCGCGCCCACCTCTTTGGCAACCTGGAGAAGCTGCGGGACTtccactttcatttcttcctacGTGAGCTGGAGGCCTGTACCCAGCACCCATCCCGAGTAGCCTATGCCTTCCTGCGCCAC AGGGTGCAGTTTGGGATGTACGCGCTCTACAGCAAGAATAAACCTCGCTCCGATGCCCTGATGACCAGCTTTGGTCATACCTTCTTCAAG GACAAGCAGCAAATGCTGGGGGACCACCTGGACCTGGCCTCCTACCTGCTGAAGCCCATTCAGCGCATGAGCAAGTATGCGCTGCTGCTACAGGAGCTGGCACGGGCCTGCGGGGGTGCCGTGCAGGAGCTGAGTGCCCTACAGGCCGCCCAGAGCCTCGTGCGCTTCCAGCTGCGACACGGCAATGACCTGCTGGCCATGGATGCCATTCAGGGCTGTGAT GTTAACCTCAAGGAACAGGGGCAGCTGGTGCGGCAGGATGAGTTCCTGGTGCGCACTGGGCGCCGTAAGTCCTTGCGCCGCGTTTTTCTCTTTGAGGAGCTGCTGCTCTTCAGCAAGCCTCGCCGAGGACCCACAGGCACAGACACATTTGCCTATAAGCGTTCCTTCAAG ATGGCAGACCTGGGCCTCACGGAGTGCTGTGGGGAGAGCAATCTACGGTTTGAGATCTGGTTCCGCCGTCGCAAGGCCAGGGACACCTTTGTGCTGCAGGCTGCCAGCTTGGCCACCAAGCAGGCTTGGACGGCTGACATTTCTCGTCTGCTCTGGAGGCAGGCCATCCACAACAAGG AAGTACGCATGGCTGAGATGGTGTCCATGGGTGTGGGGAGCAAGGCCTTCCGGGACATCGCCCCCAGCAAGGAAGCTATCAGTGACCGCACCGTCAACTACGTCCTGAAGTGCCGAG AAGTTCGCTCTCGGGCCTCTATTGCTGTGGCCCCATTTGACTGTGACAGCCCCTATCTGGGGGCCTTGAGTTCCCTTCCTGGAGACCCTGCCTCTTGCTCTGTACTGGGGTCCCTCAATCTACACCTGTACAGAGACCCGGCTCTTCTGGGACTCCGGTGGCCCCTGTATTCTGccagcttcccagaggaagcagCACTGGAGGCCGAAGTGGAGCTGGGCAGTCAGCTGTCTTTGA CTCCTGAAGACTCAGAGGTCTCATCCCAGTGCCCATCAGCCAGTGGATCCAGTGGGTCTGATAGCAGCTGTGTGTCAGGGCAGGCCCTGGGCAGGGGTCTTGAGGACTTGTCCTGT GTCTGA